A stretch of Acidimicrobiales bacterium DNA encodes these proteins:
- a CDS encoding ATP-binding cassette domain-containing protein translates to MALDLNGHDDDAEAVATAARRDHRLEAALTFDRAAVRLGGRLLWSDVSLSVAAGEFVSVLGPNGVGKSTLIKAALGLVPLSAGRAKVLGRPPGRAGHDIGYLPQRRSFETGLRVRGLDIVRLGLDGERFGVPLPRVGGASRRAAAARVAEVLELVGATDYAERPVGQISGGEQQRLLIAQALVRRPQLLILDEPLDSLDLPNQTAVAALIEHICTDQGVTVVIVAHDVNPILSYLDRVVYLGRGGAVSGSAEEVITSETLSRLYRVPIEVLRASDGRLVVVGQPEAPAHHSDRHTGRPRP, encoded by the coding sequence GGCGGCCCTGACCTTCGACCGCGCCGCGGTGCGCCTCGGCGGACGGCTGCTCTGGAGTGACGTGTCCCTCTCGGTGGCGGCGGGTGAGTTCGTCTCCGTCCTCGGTCCCAACGGAGTCGGCAAGTCGACGCTGATCAAGGCAGCACTCGGCCTCGTCCCGCTGTCGGCCGGTCGGGCCAAGGTGCTGGGCCGGCCGCCCGGCCGTGCTGGCCACGACATCGGGTACCTGCCCCAGCGCCGAAGCTTCGAGACCGGGCTCCGTGTCCGCGGGCTCGACATCGTGCGTCTGGGGCTCGACGGGGAGAGGTTCGGCGTCCCGTTACCCAGGGTCGGCGGCGCCTCCCGACGGGCGGCCGCGGCGCGAGTCGCCGAGGTCCTCGAGCTCGTCGGCGCGACCGACTACGCGGAGCGCCCGGTCGGGCAGATCTCGGGGGGCGAGCAGCAGCGCCTCCTCATCGCCCAGGCCCTGGTGCGCCGACCACAGCTGCTCATACTCGACGAGCCTCTGGACAGCCTCGACCTGCCCAATCAGACCGCCGTCGCCGCCCTCATCGAGCACATCTGCACCGACCAGGGCGTGACCGTGGTGATCGTCGCCCACGATGTCAATCCCATCCTGAGCTACCTCGACCGGGTGGTGTACCTGGGGCGGGGCGGCGCGGTGAGCGGCTCGGCCGAGGAAGTCATCACCAGCGAGACGCTGAGCCGCCTCTACCGGGTCCCCATCGAGGTGTTGCGGGCGTCGGACGGGCGTCTCGTCGTCGTGGGCCAACCCGAGGCCCCTGCCCACCACTCCGACCGGCACACCGGTCGACCGCGTCCGTGA